A segment of the Entomomonas moraniae genome:
AAATAGCACCCAGCGAAGCCAGCGTTTTAATCATCGGCGAAACAGGTACAGGAAAGGAGCTTGTCGCAAGGCATATTCACAGCTTAAGTACGCGAGCCAACAAGCCTTTCATCGCGGTTAACTGTGGTGCTTTTACTGAAACACTGGTCGAAACTGAACTTTTCGGACAAACTAAAGGGGCATTTACTGGTGCGATTTCAGACAAAGCAGGTTGGTTTGAAGAAGCCAATGGCGGCACTTTATTTTTAGATGAAATAGGTGATCTACCACTGGCTGTACAAGTTAAATTATTACGTGTCTTGCAAGAAAGAGAGGTCATAAGAATTGGATCAAGAAAAAGTATTGCCATCGATGTTCGTATTATCGCCGCCACTAATGTAGAATTAGAAAAAGCCATTATGGCAGGCAATTTTCGAGAAGATCTGTATTATCGTCTCAATGTAGCTCCTATCAAACTTCCACCTTTACGTGAGCGACAAGGTGATATTCTGCCCTTAGCCCATTATTTTATTCAAGAATATGCCAAACGGCTCAATAAACCACCCGCACAACTCGATACAAATGCAGAAAAAAAACTTTTAACCTACAAATGGCCTGGTAATATTCGTGAGTTAGAAAATGTTATTCACCACACTCTTTTAATCTGTCAAACACATATCATTAACGCCCAAGATTTACATTTTTCATCTCGCGCGATAAAATTTTTTTCAGCACAAGAATCTTACGAAAATCTGAGCGCTGATGAGTTACTGATAAAAGCTTACAAACGATTCTTTGAGGAACAGCCAGACAATCTCTACAAGCATTTAGAAAAACTCTTATTTCGTGCCGCTTATCAATACAGTTTTCATAATCAAGTCCATACTGCTCAATTGCTTGGCATTAGCCGCAATATTCTACGTGCCAAATTAATTGAGCATAAAGAGCTGGTCGTTAATAAACGCTGACAAACCAAAGATATGTTCAATAGTCTCTGCCGTCATCGTTCAGCTGTTATACCCCGCGTTAGTGGAGAGCAGATCAGACTTTCAAGACACCTAATCGATTAAAGAAATTATGTATTCTATGTGTTTTATCTATAGCCGATCCTTTATGAAATAATGGGTCACCTAATTTTATTAGTACTGTTTCGGCTAGATTTTTTACTGTTGGTAACGGTGGTGTATTGATAACGAGCACGGGTAAGATTAATCGGTCTTCTAACACGATAGGGGGAAATGATTTTGCTATTTGCTCTTTTAAGGTAGATTTTCCTGTACCTGAGTCTCCCACACAGATAAGATGCTGAGGAATACCGACTGAACAATTCATTTCATAGGCATTTACGATAAGCTCATAGGCCTGTTGAAGCTGCGGATGAATAATGACGGATTGTTTAATCTTGGCAATGGTTTTATGTATGAGCGATTTATCCATTATTTTGCTCTTGTTTTACGTAAGAAGTGATTACGTCAAAATCAAGTATATCCGATAGATCAAGCTCCATATTCAATGCTTTTTTATAATCTAATGGTTGGATTGTCTGACAGGATTTTTCAAGCTGTTGTTTCTTTAAACGTGCAACTTTGGTTTGTTCTCTAATCGATTTATTATTGGTCTTTTTAATTTGTTCTAACAAGTTAACCTTAGCAGCAAGTAGGTTATCTTCATTAAGAATTTTTTTACCTTGCTCTTTATAATTATCCAAGATGGCTTTATGTTGTCTGCGGGTTAAGTCTCTTATATATTCTTGATTGATACAGGGGATAGCAATGTATTCATTATTATAAGTATCATGTACCTATATAAAGGCTAAGTTATCAAAATCAACGCGTAGTAGCCTATGTTCTTTCGC
Coding sequences within it:
- a CDS encoding sigma-54 interaction domain-containing protein codes for the protein MTENTRLFNLPYSPALATSIRATAQTFEDPESKALLLYLHQIAPSEASVLIIGETGTGKELVARHIHSLSTRANKPFIAVNCGAFTETLVETELFGQTKGAFTGAISDKAGWFEEANGGTLFLDEIGDLPLAVQVKLLRVLQEREVIRIGSRKSIAIDVRIIAATNVELEKAIMAGNFREDLYYRLNVAPIKLPPLRERQGDILPLAHYFIQEYAKRLNKPPAQLDTNAEKKLLTYKWPGNIRELENVIHHTLLICQTHIINAQDLHFSSRAIKFFSAQESYENLSADELLIKAYKRFFEEQPDNLYKHLEKLLFRAAYQYSFHNQVHTAQLLGISRNILRAKLIEHKELVVNKR
- a CDS encoding TniB family NTP-binding protein, which codes for MDKSLIHKTIAKIKQSVIIHPQLQQAYELIVNAYEMNCSVGIPQHLICVGDSGTGKSTLKEQIAKSFPPIVLEDRLILPVLVINTPPLPTVKNLAETVLIKLGDPLFHKGSAIDKTHRIHNFFNRLGVLKV